In Hippoglossus stenolepis isolate QCI-W04-F060 chromosome 20, HSTE1.2, whole genome shotgun sequence, the following are encoded in one genomic region:
- the itsn2a gene encoding intersectin-2a isoform X6 → MNGGASVWAITLEEKGKHDKQFDTLTPVLGYVSGEQARKFFLQSGLPPSVLAEIWNLADMEGDGKMDRLEFSIAMKLIKLKLQGRNMPSVLPIIMKQSPVSNSVPTVPSSARFGLPLSGFSSPMAFSPTSGMSKANSLLDLGSSSSNSSSTTSLASNSPKTGASDWAVPQASRLKYRQQFNTLDQLMSGYLSGPQVRNALMASNLTQTQLATIWTLADVDKDGQLRADEFILAMHLVEMAKTGRPLPLTLPQDLFPPSLRGVKSSELVNGTGPYIVTPCLIDTTEMDLAQKNKSSVSFEDKLKENFARGSAELEKRRLALLEEQKKERERRDREEREAQERREREAREQENRRRLEEERRLERQREMERQREEERLRELERKEAAKQEMERQQREDWERGKKEELGRRREGEQEEICQLRAKKRNLELELEAVGNKHKLISDRLRDAKSKRLIQKAEVDLINQKRDERITEINTLQLQFEDWQMKLSQLVPEQQRLTEKLRNINLNKISSGSLTSVTSNVTEKGVNCRRLKDQLDTLERETTDKLSQMEQYNKELKLGDMDDCVLRGLLSLLACLNQLFLLIKELREKQVRQQALLDDLYRVKEEKLRELQRRREEERERRRREEEEAARRAKLEEERREQEQREQEKREKERREKEEEEARQRRLLEEQRARQREEEEREAQIRLRAAQEKAQEEERRRREEEEEEKRKKEEEEKRKKEEEEKRKKEEEEKRKKEEEEERKRKEEEGRRRKEEEERGQQSTSVGQRTHKPTPYRALYSFVARNKDELSIDADGLIEVDEKTVGEPGWLCGSFRGNRGWFPQSYAEKCPTASGTETVPSSTGKKSCPPPPLNKRIPDVEATGDNTAPVQSDASQSSVSLLARALSSWSATSETHLSLFAGEAITALLSFSQGDVIGVLQQRDQWWLGQLNGTQGWFPSSYVTLETGGITDVDAFDTSDSVHLEEYVALYTYESPEMGDLTFVEGDVVMVTEREGEWWRGCIGDKTGVFPSNYVRPVEPELSRPGATAKKPATLSARLTEIAQAVTTTATPTIHQLHLSPGQLIVVLAKNSTGWWLGELQARGKKRQRGWFHSSHVKLLGPTSTKPSPSPLPVCQVIAMYDYAAASRDELSFSKGQLISILDKTNPDWWKAEANGVTGLLPTNYVTMTTESDPSQQCSLDSSSMSEHGESEGCADLMTLDTMTPQERKRQGYVHELIQTEETYVEDLELVLEVFYKPMSESGRLTEAEMAVIFVNWRELIMCNTKLLKALRVRKMTGGENMPVELIGDLLESELTHMQPYIGFCSFQLNAAALLQSKTYNQPDFKNFLKKIATNYRCKGMPLSSFLLKPMQRITRYPLIIKNILEHTPEDHVDRGPLRQALERAEELCSQVNEGVREKENSDRLEWIQSHVQCEGPIEHLAFNSLTNCLGPRKLLHSGRLCKTKSSRELWAFLFSDFLLLTHSAKPFSSSGSDKLFSPKTNIQLKMYKTPLFLNEVLVKTPPDPSSDEPLFHVSHIDRVHALKTETLNERATWVQKIKAASEHFIETEKKKREKAYQARSLKSSGIGRLLVTVTEAQELKACKPNGKSNPYCELTMGAQCYTSRPVSDTLNPKWNFNCQFFIKDLYQDVLCITVFEKDQFSPDDFLGRTEVPVATIKKEMESKGAANRRLLLHEVPTGEVWVKLDLQLYEPSK, encoded by the exons GCGGAGCCAGTGTGTGGGCCATCACTctggaggagaaggggaaaCACGACAAACAGTTTGATACCCTCACCCCCGTGCTCGGCTATGTCTCAG GAGAACAAGCGAGGAAGTTCTTCCTCCAGTCTGGCCTGCCCCCATCTGTCCTGGCTGAGATCTG GAACCTTGCCGACATGGAGGGTGATGGGAAGATGGACAGACTCGAGTTCTCCATCGCTATGAAGCTCATCAAACTCAAGCTTCAGGGCCGGAATATGCCCTCTGTCCTGCCAATCATCATGAAGCAGTCTCCAGTCTCCAATTCGGTCCCAACTGTCCCGTCATCAGCACGTTTCG ggctccctctctctggctTCTCTTCGCCCATGGCGTTCTCTCCGACCTCTGGCATGTCAAAAGCAAACTCTCTCCTGGACCTTGGATCCAGCAG TTCAAATTCTTCCTCCACCACGTCGCTGGCCAGCAACTCTCCGAAGACGGGCGCGAGCGACTGGGCCGTTCCTCAGGCGTCCAGACTGAAGTACCGTCAACAGTTCAACACGCTAGACCAGCTCATGAGTGGCTACTTGTCAG GACCGCAGGTTAGAAATGCACTGATGGCATCAAACCTGACCCAGACTCAGTTAGCTACCATCTG GACCCTGGCAGACGTGGATAAGGACGGTCAGCTACGAGCCGATGAGTTCATTCTGGCCATGCACCTGGTAGAAATGGCTAAAACTGGCCGACCTCTGCCACTCACACTTCCTCAGGACTTGTTTCCTCCGTCTCTCAG aGGAGTCAAGTCCAGTGAGCTTGTTAATGGAACCGGGCCCTACATTGTAACTCCCTGTTTAATCGACACGACAGAAATGGACCttgcacagaaaaacaagagcagTG TGTCCTTCGAGGACAAGCTGAAGGAGAACTTTGCACGAGGCAGCGCCGAACTGGAGAAACGACGACTGGCTCTGttggaggagcagaagaaagagagggagcggagggatagagaggagagggaggctcaggagaggagagagagggaggccagGGAGCAGGAGAACcggaggaggctggaggaggagaggcggttggagaggcagagagagatggagagacagagggaggaggagaggctgagggagctggagaggaaggag GCGGCAAAGCAGGAGATGGAGCGCCAGCAGAGGGAGGACTGGGAGCgagggaagaaggaggagcTGGGACGGAGGAGAGAGGGCGAGCAGGAAGAAATCTGCCAACTCAGGGCCAAAAAGAGAAATCtagagctggagctggaggctgtG GGCAACAAGCACAAGCTGATCTCAGACCGTCTCCGTGACGCTAAGAGCAAGAGGCTTATTCAGAAGGCAGAGGTGGACCTCATCAATCAGAAGAGGGATGAACGCATCACAGAGATCAACACgctgcagctgcagtttgaG GACTGGCAGATGAAGCTGTCGCAGCTCGTCCCGGAACAACAGAGGCTGACTGAGAAGCTGCGAAACATCAACCTGAACAAAATCTCAT CTGGGTCTTTGACCTCTGTGACCTCAAACGTGACGGAGAAAGGCGTGAACTGCCGGAGGCTGAAGGACCAGCTGGACACGCTGGAGAGGGAGACCACAGACAAACTGTCCCAGATGGAGCAGTACAACAAGGAGCTTAAG CTTGGGGATATGGATGACTGTGTCCTGCGGGGCCTTCTGTCTCTGCTGGCCTGCCTCAACCAGCTCTTCCTTCTCATCAAG GAGCTGAGGGAGAAGCAGGTGAGGCAGCAGGCCCTCCTGGACGACCTGTACCGAGTCAaagaggagaagctgagggAGCTGCAAAGgcgcagggaggaggagagagagaggaggaggagggaggaagaggaggcggccag ACGGGCAAAGCTAGAGGAGGAGCggagagagcaggagcagagggagcaggagaaaagggagaaggagaggcgggagaaggaagaggaggaggctcggCAGAGGAGGctcctggaggagcagagggccaggcagagggaggaggaggagagggaggcgcAGATTCGCCTGCGAGCAGCCCAGGAGAAAgcacaagaggaggagaggagaaggcgagaggaggaggaggaagagaagaggaaaaaggaggaggaagagaagaggaaaaaggaggaggaagagaagaggaaaaaggaggaggaagagaaaaggaaaaaagaggaggaagaagagagaaagcggaaagaggaggaagggaggaggaggaaagaggaagaggagagaggacagcagTCGACGTCGGTGGGTCAGCGAACACACAAGCCGACCCCGTACAGAGCCCTGTACTCGTTTGTTGCCCGCAACAAAGATGAGCTGAGCATCGACGCAGACGGTCTCATAGag GTGGATGAGAAGACTGTCGGCGAGCCGGGATGGTTATGCGGGAGTTTCCGTGGAAACAGGGGCTGGTTCCCCCAGAGTTATGCAGAGAAATGTCCCACGGCCTCAGGCACTGAGACGGTTCCTTCTTCAACTGGAAAAAAGTCCTGTCCACCGCCACCACTTAACAAAAG AATCCCAGATGTGGAGGCTACAGGTGACAACACTGCTCCTGTCCAATCAGATGCTTCACAG tcctctgtctctctcctggctCGTGCCCTCTCGTCGTGGTCGGCCACTTCAGAAACTCACCTCAGCCTCTTCGCCGGCGAAGCCATCACTGCGCTGCTGAGCTTCTCTCAGGGCGACGTCATCGGcgtgctgcagcagagggacCAGTGGTGGCTGGGACAGCTCAATGGGACGCAGGGATGGTTCCCCAGTAGCTATGTCACTCTGGAGACGGGTGGCATTACGga TGTGGATGCATTTGACACATCCGACTCTGTTCATCTGGAGG AGTACGTGGCCTTGTACACGTATGAGAGCCCAGAGATGGGGGACCTAACGTTTGTTGAGGGGGACGTTGTCATGGTGacggagagggaaggagagtgGTGGCGAGGATGCATCGGGGACAAGACCGGGGTGTTTCCCTCCAACTACGTCAGACCTGTTGAGCCAGAG CTGTCAAGACCTGGAGCTACGGCCAAGAAACCTG CGACTCTGTCTGCTCGGTTGACAGAGATTGCCCAGGCGGTCACCACCACCGCCACACCAACGATACATCAGCTGCATCTGTCTCCAGGGCAACTGATCGTGGTTCTGGCAAAGAACTCCACTGGCTGGTGGCTTGGGGAACTGCAG gCTCGGGGTAAGAAGCGGCAGAGAGGCTGGTTTCATTCCTCTCACGTCAAGCTGCTGGGTCCCACCAGCACCAagccctccccctcccctctgccaG TGTGCCAAGTCATCGCAATGTACGACTACGCCGCTGCCAGTCGGGACGAGCTGAGCTTCTCCAAGGGTCAGCTGATCAGCATCCTGGACAAGACCAACCCTGACTGGTGGAAGGCAGAAGCCAACGGGGTCACAGGCCTGTTGCCCACCAACTATGTCACGATGACGACAGAATCGGACCCCAGTCAGCAAT GTTCGCTAGATTCCTCATCCATGTCAGAGCATGGAGAGAGTGAGG GGTGTGCGGACCTGATGACGCTGGACACCATGACCCctcaggagaggaagagacagggcTACGTCCACGAGCTCATCCAGACGGAGGAGACTTATGTGGAGGACCTAGAGCTGGTACTAGAG GTTTTCTACAAGCCCATGTCTGAGTCAGGCCGTCTAACAGAAGCTGAGATGGCTGTGATCTTTGTTAACTGGAGGGAGCTGATTATGTGTAACACCAAATTGCTGAA GGCCCTGCGGGTCAGGAAaatgacaggaggagagaacatGCCGGTTGAGCTCATAGGAGACCTGCTGGAATCGGAGCTCACGCACATGCAGCCCTACATCGGCTTCTGCTCCTTCCAGCTCAACGCCGCCGCCCTGCTGCAGAGCAAAACCTACAACCAGCCCGACTTTAAAAACTTTCTCAAG AAGATCGCCACTAACTACCGCTGCAAAGGGATGCCACTGTCAAGCTTCCTCCTCAAGCCCATGCAGAGGATCACACGCTATCCCCTGATCATCAAGAAC aTCCTGGAGCACACCCCAGAGGACCACGTTGACCGCGGGCCCCTGAGACAAGCTCTGGAGCGAGCTGAGGAGCTGTGCTCTCAGGTCAACGAGGGCGTCAGGGAGAAGGAGAACTCGGACAGGCTGGAGTGGATACAGAGCCACGTCCAGTGTGAGGGTCCTATAGAG CACTTGGCGTTCAACTCGCTGACTAACTGCCTCGGGCCGCGCAAGCTGCTCCACAGCGGCCGCTTGTGCAAAACCAAGAGCAGCAGGGAGCTGTGGGCTTTCCTCTTCAGtgatttcctcctcctcacgcaCAGCGCCAAACCCTTCTCTTCCTCGGGATCAGACAAGCTATTCAGCCCCAAGACCAACATACAGCTGAAGATGTACAAAACA CCACTATTTCTGAATGAGGTTTTGGTGAAAACGCCCCCCGACCCGTCCAGCGATGAGCCGCTCTTCCATGTCTCGCACATCGATCGCGTCCACGCACTCAAAACTGAGACCTTGAACGAGAG GGCAACATGGGTCCAGAAAATCAAAGCAGCATCTGAACATTTCATTGAAAccgagaagaaaaagagagagaaggctTACCAAG cacGTTCCCTGAAGAGCAGCGGTATCGGGCGACTGCTGGTGACTGTCACCGAAGCTCAAGAGCTCAAGGCCTGTAAACCCAACG GTAAGAGTAATCCGTACTGTGAGCTGACCATGGGGGCTCAGTGCTACACGTCCCGGCCCGTCAGCGACACTCTCAACCCCAAGTGGAACTTTAACTGCCAGTTCTTCATCAAAGACCTCTACCAGGACGTCCTGTGTATCACTGTGTTCGAGAAAGACCAGTTCTCACCTGATG ATTTCCTGGGTCGGACTGAAGTTCCCGTGGCGACTataaagaaagagatggagagcaaAGGTGCTGCAAACCGGCGCCTGCTGCTACACGAAGTCCCCACTGGAGAAGTTTGGGTCAAACTAGACTTGCAGCTTTACGAGCCAAGCAAATGA
- the itsn2a gene encoding intersectin-2a isoform X5, translating to MNGGASVWAITLEEKGKHDKQFDTLTPVLGYVSGEQARKFFLQSGLPPSVLAEIWNLADMEGDGKMDRLEFSIAMKLIKLKLQGRNMPSVLPIIMKQSPVSNSVPTVPSSARFGMGSMPNLSVGLSSMSTMSAMPILTHIPGNPPMPSVQPLVPMSRPFSLITSLGSAGPPNVNVSLLTPPLVPNNTGLPLSGFSSPMAFSPTSGMSKANSLLDLGSSSSNSSSTTSLASNSPKTGASDWAVPQASRLKYRQQFNTLDQLMSGYLSGPQVRNALMASNLTQTQLATIWTLADVDKDGQLRADEFILAMHLVEMAKTGRPLPLTLPQDLFPPSLRGVKSSELVNGTGPYIVTPCLIDTTEMDLAQKNKSSVSFEDKLKENFARGSAELEKRRLALLEEQKKERERRDREEREAQERREREAREQENRRRLEEERRLERQREMERQREEERLRELERKEAAKQEMERQQREDWERGKKEELGRRREGEQEEICQLRAKKRNLELELEAVGNKHKLISDRLRDAKSKRLIQKAEVDLINQKRDERITEINTLQLQFEDWQMKLSQLVPEQQRLTEKLRNINLNKISSGSLTSVTSNVTEKGVNCRRLKDQLDTLERETTDKLSQMEQYNKELKELREKQVRQQALLDDLYRVKEEKLRELQRRREEERERRRREEEEAARRAKLEEERREQEQREQEKREKERREKEEEEARQRRLLEEQRARQREEEEREAQIRLRAAQEKAQEEERRRREEEEEEKRKKEEEEKRKKEEEEKRKKEEEEKRKKEEEEERKRKEEEGRRRKEEEERGQQSTSVGQRTHKPTPYRALYSFVARNKDELSIDADGLIEVDEKTVGEPGWLCGSFRGNRGWFPQSYAEKCPTASGTETVPSSTGKKSCPPPPLNKRIPDVEATGDNTAPVQSDASQSSVSLLARALSSWSATSETHLSLFAGEAITALLSFSQGDVIGVLQQRDQWWLGQLNGTQGWFPSSYVTLETGGITDVDAFDTSDSVHLEEYVALYTYESPEMGDLTFVEGDVVMVTEREGEWWRGCIGDKTGVFPSNYVRPVEPELSRPGATAKKPATLSARLTEIAQAVTTTATPTIHQLHLSPGQLIVVLAKNSTGWWLGELQARGKKRQRGWFHSSHVKLLGPTSTKPSPSPLPVCQVIAMYDYAAASRDELSFSKGQLISILDKTNPDWWKAEANGVTGLLPTNYVTMTTESDPSQQCSLDSSSMSEHGESEGCADLMTLDTMTPQERKRQGYVHELIQTEETYVEDLELVLEVFYKPMSESGRLTEAEMAVIFVNWRELIMCNTKLLKALRVRKMTGGENMPVELIGDLLESELTHMQPYIGFCSFQLNAAALLQSKTYNQPDFKNFLKKIATNYRCKGMPLSSFLLKPMQRITRYPLIIKNILEHTPEDHVDRGPLRQALERAEELCSQVNEGVREKENSDRLEWIQSHVQCEGPIEHLAFNSLTNCLGPRKLLHSGRLCKTKSSRELWAFLFSDFLLLTHSAKPFSSSGSDKLFSPKTNIQLKMYKTPLFLNEVLVKTPPDPSSDEPLFHVSHIDRVHALKTETLNERATWVQKIKAASEHFIETEKKKREKAYQARSLKSSGIGRLLVTVTEAQELKACKPNGKSNPYCELTMGAQCYTSRPVSDTLNPKWNFNCQFFIKDLYQDVLCITVFEKDQFSPDDFLGRTEVPVATIKKEMESKGAANRRLLLHEVPTGEVWVKLDLQLYEPSK from the exons GCGGAGCCAGTGTGTGGGCCATCACTctggaggagaaggggaaaCACGACAAACAGTTTGATACCCTCACCCCCGTGCTCGGCTATGTCTCAG GAGAACAAGCGAGGAAGTTCTTCCTCCAGTCTGGCCTGCCCCCATCTGTCCTGGCTGAGATCTG GAACCTTGCCGACATGGAGGGTGATGGGAAGATGGACAGACTCGAGTTCTCCATCGCTATGAAGCTCATCAAACTCAAGCTTCAGGGCCGGAATATGCCCTCTGTCCTGCCAATCATCATGAAGCAGTCTCCAGTCTCCAATTCGGTCCCAACTGTCCCGTCATCAGCACGTTTCG GAATGGGTTCTATGCCAAATCTGTCTGTTGGTCTGTCCTCCATGTCGACTATGTCCGCCATGCCCATCCTAACACACATCCCGGGTAACCCCCCCATGCCCTCTGTGCAACCCCTGGTGCCGATGTCAAGGCCTTTTTCCCTCATCACCTCCCTGGGAAGCGCCGGACCCCCCAACGTCAATGTCAGCCTCCTCACCCCACCACTCGTTCCCAACAATACAG ggctccctctctctggctTCTCTTCGCCCATGGCGTTCTCTCCGACCTCTGGCATGTCAAAAGCAAACTCTCTCCTGGACCTTGGATCCAGCAG TTCAAATTCTTCCTCCACCACGTCGCTGGCCAGCAACTCTCCGAAGACGGGCGCGAGCGACTGGGCCGTTCCTCAGGCGTCCAGACTGAAGTACCGTCAACAGTTCAACACGCTAGACCAGCTCATGAGTGGCTACTTGTCAG GACCGCAGGTTAGAAATGCACTGATGGCATCAAACCTGACCCAGACTCAGTTAGCTACCATCTG GACCCTGGCAGACGTGGATAAGGACGGTCAGCTACGAGCCGATGAGTTCATTCTGGCCATGCACCTGGTAGAAATGGCTAAAACTGGCCGACCTCTGCCACTCACACTTCCTCAGGACTTGTTTCCTCCGTCTCTCAG aGGAGTCAAGTCCAGTGAGCTTGTTAATGGAACCGGGCCCTACATTGTAACTCCCTGTTTAATCGACACGACAGAAATGGACCttgcacagaaaaacaagagcagTG TGTCCTTCGAGGACAAGCTGAAGGAGAACTTTGCACGAGGCAGCGCCGAACTGGAGAAACGACGACTGGCTCTGttggaggagcagaagaaagagagggagcggagggatagagaggagagggaggctcaggagaggagagagagggaggccagGGAGCAGGAGAACcggaggaggctggaggaggagaggcggttggagaggcagagagagatggagagacagagggaggaggagaggctgagggagctggagaggaaggag GCGGCAAAGCAGGAGATGGAGCGCCAGCAGAGGGAGGACTGGGAGCgagggaagaaggaggagcTGGGACGGAGGAGAGAGGGCGAGCAGGAAGAAATCTGCCAACTCAGGGCCAAAAAGAGAAATCtagagctggagctggaggctgtG GGCAACAAGCACAAGCTGATCTCAGACCGTCTCCGTGACGCTAAGAGCAAGAGGCTTATTCAGAAGGCAGAGGTGGACCTCATCAATCAGAAGAGGGATGAACGCATCACAGAGATCAACACgctgcagctgcagtttgaG GACTGGCAGATGAAGCTGTCGCAGCTCGTCCCGGAACAACAGAGGCTGACTGAGAAGCTGCGAAACATCAACCTGAACAAAATCTCAT CTGGGTCTTTGACCTCTGTGACCTCAAACGTGACGGAGAAAGGCGTGAACTGCCGGAGGCTGAAGGACCAGCTGGACACGCTGGAGAGGGAGACCACAGACAAACTGTCCCAGATGGAGCAGTACAACAAGGAGCTTAAG GAGCTGAGGGAGAAGCAGGTGAGGCAGCAGGCCCTCCTGGACGACCTGTACCGAGTCAaagaggagaagctgagggAGCTGCAAAGgcgcagggaggaggagagagagaggaggaggagggaggaagaggaggcggccag ACGGGCAAAGCTAGAGGAGGAGCggagagagcaggagcagagggagcaggagaaaagggagaaggagaggcgggagaaggaagaggaggaggctcggCAGAGGAGGctcctggaggagcagagggccaggcagagggaggaggaggagagggaggcgcAGATTCGCCTGCGAGCAGCCCAGGAGAAAgcacaagaggaggagaggagaaggcgagaggaggaggaggaagagaagaggaaaaaggaggaggaagagaagaggaaaaaggaggaggaagagaagaggaaaaaggaggaggaagagaaaaggaaaaaagaggaggaagaagagagaaagcggaaagaggaggaagggaggaggaggaaagaggaagaggagagaggacagcagTCGACGTCGGTGGGTCAGCGAACACACAAGCCGACCCCGTACAGAGCCCTGTACTCGTTTGTTGCCCGCAACAAAGATGAGCTGAGCATCGACGCAGACGGTCTCATAGag GTGGATGAGAAGACTGTCGGCGAGCCGGGATGGTTATGCGGGAGTTTCCGTGGAAACAGGGGCTGGTTCCCCCAGAGTTATGCAGAGAAATGTCCCACGGCCTCAGGCACTGAGACGGTTCCTTCTTCAACTGGAAAAAAGTCCTGTCCACCGCCACCACTTAACAAAAG AATCCCAGATGTGGAGGCTACAGGTGACAACACTGCTCCTGTCCAATCAGATGCTTCACAG tcctctgtctctctcctggctCGTGCCCTCTCGTCGTGGTCGGCCACTTCAGAAACTCACCTCAGCCTCTTCGCCGGCGAAGCCATCACTGCGCTGCTGAGCTTCTCTCAGGGCGACGTCATCGGcgtgctgcagcagagggacCAGTGGTGGCTGGGACAGCTCAATGGGACGCAGGGATGGTTCCCCAGTAGCTATGTCACTCTGGAGACGGGTGGCATTACGga TGTGGATGCATTTGACACATCCGACTCTGTTCATCTGGAGG AGTACGTGGCCTTGTACACGTATGAGAGCCCAGAGATGGGGGACCTAACGTTTGTTGAGGGGGACGTTGTCATGGTGacggagagggaaggagagtgGTGGCGAGGATGCATCGGGGACAAGACCGGGGTGTTTCCCTCCAACTACGTCAGACCTGTTGAGCCAGAG CTGTCAAGACCTGGAGCTACGGCCAAGAAACCTG CGACTCTGTCTGCTCGGTTGACAGAGATTGCCCAGGCGGTCACCACCACCGCCACACCAACGATACATCAGCTGCATCTGTCTCCAGGGCAACTGATCGTGGTTCTGGCAAAGAACTCCACTGGCTGGTGGCTTGGGGAACTGCAG gCTCGGGGTAAGAAGCGGCAGAGAGGCTGGTTTCATTCCTCTCACGTCAAGCTGCTGGGTCCCACCAGCACCAagccctccccctcccctctgccaG TGTGCCAAGTCATCGCAATGTACGACTACGCCGCTGCCAGTCGGGACGAGCTGAGCTTCTCCAAGGGTCAGCTGATCAGCATCCTGGACAAGACCAACCCTGACTGGTGGAAGGCAGAAGCCAACGGGGTCACAGGCCTGTTGCCCACCAACTATGTCACGATGACGACAGAATCGGACCCCAGTCAGCAAT GTTCGCTAGATTCCTCATCCATGTCAGAGCATGGAGAGAGTGAGG GGTGTGCGGACCTGATGACGCTGGACACCATGACCCctcaggagaggaagagacagggcTACGTCCACGAGCTCATCCAGACGGAGGAGACTTATGTGGAGGACCTAGAGCTGGTACTAGAG GTTTTCTACAAGCCCATGTCTGAGTCAGGCCGTCTAACAGAAGCTGAGATGGCTGTGATCTTTGTTAACTGGAGGGAGCTGATTATGTGTAACACCAAATTGCTGAA GGCCCTGCGGGTCAGGAAaatgacaggaggagagaacatGCCGGTTGAGCTCATAGGAGACCTGCTGGAATCGGAGCTCACGCACATGCAGCCCTACATCGGCTTCTGCTCCTTCCAGCTCAACGCCGCCGCCCTGCTGCAGAGCAAAACCTACAACCAGCCCGACTTTAAAAACTTTCTCAAG AAGATCGCCACTAACTACCGCTGCAAAGGGATGCCACTGTCAAGCTTCCTCCTCAAGCCCATGCAGAGGATCACACGCTATCCCCTGATCATCAAGAAC aTCCTGGAGCACACCCCAGAGGACCACGTTGACCGCGGGCCCCTGAGACAAGCTCTGGAGCGAGCTGAGGAGCTGTGCTCTCAGGTCAACGAGGGCGTCAGGGAGAAGGAGAACTCGGACAGGCTGGAGTGGATACAGAGCCACGTCCAGTGTGAGGGTCCTATAGAG CACTTGGCGTTCAACTCGCTGACTAACTGCCTCGGGCCGCGCAAGCTGCTCCACAGCGGCCGCTTGTGCAAAACCAAGAGCAGCAGGGAGCTGTGGGCTTTCCTCTTCAGtgatttcctcctcctcacgcaCAGCGCCAAACCCTTCTCTTCCTCGGGATCAGACAAGCTATTCAGCCCCAAGACCAACATACAGCTGAAGATGTACAAAACA CCACTATTTCTGAATGAGGTTTTGGTGAAAACGCCCCCCGACCCGTCCAGCGATGAGCCGCTCTTCCATGTCTCGCACATCGATCGCGTCCACGCACTCAAAACTGAGACCTTGAACGAGAG GGCAACATGGGTCCAGAAAATCAAAGCAGCATCTGAACATTTCATTGAAAccgagaagaaaaagagagagaaggctTACCAAG cacGTTCCCTGAAGAGCAGCGGTATCGGGCGACTGCTGGTGACTGTCACCGAAGCTCAAGAGCTCAAGGCCTGTAAACCCAACG GTAAGAGTAATCCGTACTGTGAGCTGACCATGGGGGCTCAGTGCTACACGTCCCGGCCCGTCAGCGACACTCTCAACCCCAAGTGGAACTTTAACTGCCAGTTCTTCATCAAAGACCTCTACCAGGACGTCCTGTGTATCACTGTGTTCGAGAAAGACCAGTTCTCACCTGATG ATTTCCTGGGTCGGACTGAAGTTCCCGTGGCGACTataaagaaagagatggagagcaaAGGTGCTGCAAACCGGCGCCTGCTGCTACACGAAGTCCCCACTGGAGAAGTTTGGGTCAAACTAGACTTGCAGCTTTACGAGCCAAGCAAATGA